The following is a genomic window from Malus sylvestris chromosome 12, drMalSylv7.2, whole genome shotgun sequence.
GCAAAGTTAAATGGTGAACTAGAAAAAAGACGATTTCAATTATCATACGACATTGCAAGATAAAAAGAAGTAGGCGTGGTTTGGTATGTGATCCCAAACCGAAAATGGGATCCCGAATCCCAAGCCGAAAATTTTCGGAACGAGAACTTGAAGACCAATcacaaaccgaaatttcggtattcccaaTTTTCGGGATTCCTGAAATGTGTTCGGTATTTCGAGATGAATTGGGATTGGACTTTTgggttgaaatttgaaatttttggacTATTGACTAAAAAATTTGGGCTTTTCGCCTAAAATTTTGTTCcataatttcatatcaattgaaatttaagttttttacATTATACTATTTTGAAATTTCATACCAATTCATTTCTACCAAGTCAAATTGATGTGCCAAAGTTCCAAACTAATTAATTTCATACTTCTATTTTTAATATAGTCTACTATCAAACTACTTAAATTTAACATTCAAGATGCATGCaaccaaaataaatatatatatatattttttggttcGGTTTAGGATTCCCGAATCATTGCATATGTAATCTCGATTCTTATACCGAAAAGTTCGAGATCGGTTTGGTATGGATATAAAAAATTTCAGTATTATCGGTGttagaatttttaggaatgagatcagaattttttttgtttgatttgggatttttgggaaaaatttcCATCCCTAAAAAGAAGAGATGGATGGTGGAATGACAAAGTCCGAAAGGTCGGTAGCATCCCCATTAAAATATACAAAATTGACCAACGACTAGTCTAAATGAGAAGGAAATTTCAACACTGAATAAATTGATCCATGTTAATATACAAGAAAACTTACACTAAAGGCAAAACTTTCAAAATAACAGTTCTTGCACCGGTCTGCCTAAAGAGTAAAGATGGTGGATAGCCTGCTCCTTCTACCTGCGTTTTCCTTGCTAGTAATCGTCTTCTCCATGGCGATTAACGTCGTTCCAAGCGAAGCAGCAGCTTATGATCGTGTCGCTGACTGCCCGGTTTCAAACTGTAGCGACGCCGGCCCCCTCATCAAGTTTCCCTTCCGTCTCAAAGACCACCCCCTTCAATGTGGCCATCCAGAGTTTGAGGTTTCTTGCTTAAAAAACAAGACAATGATTCAGCTCTCCTCATCATCAGGACTGTTTCCCATCCAAAGTGTCAATTACAGCAGGCGAACTTTCAGCGTCTACGATGATGAAGAGGGTTGCTTTCCGAGACGCCTTCTTAATTTTACAATCTCCACCACCTCGCTCTTCGAAGCAATACCTTCTCAGGAACCAATACCTTCTAGCGATCCCAGGATGGTCAATTCCGGGATGTACAGCTCCCGTTTCAACTGTGCCTACTATAACATTCGTCCTAGTGATCTTCCTTACCCAGATGGGTACCCATATGACCCTTACCCATATGGGTACCCATATGGCATGCGATATCCCCAGTTCATTAATTTTACGCTCTTGAATTGTTCCACGACACAAAAGTTGAACACGGGGAGCTCCTACATACCAATCACATGTCTTAGTGTCGGACATCATCAAGTTCTGGCTGTTTCGCCATCAGCTTCTGTCACGGAGCTGCCGTTCAGAACTTGCAGTACCTTGAAACAACTAGAGCTTCCGCTACGAAGAGTGGATGATGGCTATAGTACTCGGAATGACTGTGAGCCGGACAATGTTTTACTGCTGAAATGGAAATTAAATAGTTATTTCCCGCAATGTCAAAACTGTACAGAAGGAACAGGATCGTGTGAATTCAATGACACCAGCAACCGGATGGAGTGTCATCCTGACCCTATCGTTCGAGATCCCCCACAAGCGCTACCATTCCCAAAAGCGCCAAAACCAAAAGGTTATGCTAGTACTCTACCTGCTGCCAGCCAAGGCGAATTTTTAAAATTCCATTCCTGACCAgctcaatttgtttaactcttGTAATTTCAGGTTGTCTATCAACTCGGAGGTCGATTATTGTGGGAGCAAGCTTAGCTTCTTTTGTTCTAATATCGGCAATGGCAGCAGTAGCAGTTTTCTTCTATGTAAAACAATCAAAGAGAAAACTGGAAAAGGAGAATCAACTGAAGGTTGAAAGGTTCCTAAAGGATCACAAATCTCACGTACCAACAAGATACTCCTATGCCAATATTAAAAAGATGACAAATGGATTCAAGAAGAAGTTAGGTGAAGGAAGTTTTGGAAGTGTTTACAGCGGAGAGCTTCCAACTAATGGAGTTCCAGTCGCCGTAAAAGTCCTCAGTGATTCGAAAGGAAACGGAGAAGATTTTGTTAATGAAGTGGGAACCATTGGCAGAATTCACCATGTCAATGTGGTTCGCCTACTTGGGTTTTCTGCTGAAGGAGGCAAGCGTGCGCTTATTTACGAGCTCATGCCAAACGGGTCCCTAGAGAACTTCATCACATATAAAGATCGATCCAACAACACTTCGTTTGATTGGCAGAAACTTCACAACATCGTCAATGGTACAGCGAAGGGAATcgagtatcttcaccaagggtGCGACCGCATGATCCTCCACTTTGATATCAAACCTCATAACATACTGTTAGACCATGATTTCAATCCTAAGATCTCGGATTTTGGTCTTGCTAAACTCTGTTCCAAGGAAGACAGTATCATATCTATGACAGCTGCTAGAGGCACCGTGGGCTACATTGCACCAGAAGTGTTCAATGGGAACTTCGGGAGCGTGTCCCACAAGTCAGATGTGTACAGTTTCGGTATGCTAGTGCTTGAAATTGTTGGATCCAGAAAACAACCTGCTCTTACATCTGGATCCAGTGAGGTCTACTTTCCGGAATTGGTTTACAATCGTCTAGTTCAAGGAGAAGCGTTGGATTTGAAGCTAGATACTGATGAAGATGCTCAGATTGCTAAGAAACTAGTGACTGTGGCATTCTGGTGCATCCAGTGGTACCCGGTGAATCGCCCTTCCATGAAAGCGGTTGTTAGAATGCTAGAAGGAGGCCTTGAAAACTTGATGATGCCACCAAATCCATTTGCTTCCACGAGTACTCAGACAGATCAACCAAGAACAACACTGTCAAGTTAACTTGTCACACTAATCAGTAGTGTCTTGCATATTTGTAAACGTAGCGCGAAAATTAGTATTGTAAGGGCTTTTCAATTAAGTTTTACTAGCTAGTAGTTAATAAATAAGCACTTGTATCATGTTTTTGGTTAGAATGATTATTAGAACATGAGAAGCCAACCCAAAACAGAAATTCATCAAATAATTGATTTTTACCAAGCTCTTTAAAATCTTGCAAAATACCAATTGATTTAACCTCCCGATTTGAGATTTACACTCTCAACAATCCCCTCTTCTCCG
Proteins encoded in this region:
- the LOC126594024 gene encoding rust resistance kinase Lr10-like; translated protein: MRYPQFINFTLLNCSTTQKLNTGSSYIPITCLSVGHHQVLAVSPSASVTELPFRTCSTLKQLELPLRRVDDGYSTRNDCEPDNVLLLKWKLNSYFPQCQNCTEGTGSCEFNDTSNRMECHPDPIVRDPPQALPFPKAPKPKGCLSTRRSIIVGASLASFVLISAMAAVAVFFYVKQSKRKLEKENQLKVERFLKDHKSHVPTRYSYANIKKMTNGFKKKLGEGSFGSVYSGELPTNGVPVAVKVLSDSKGNGEDFVNEVGTIGRIHHVNVVRLLGFSAEGGKRALIYELMPNGSLENFITYKDRSNNTSFDWQKLHNIVNGTAKGIEYLHQGCDRMILHFDIKPHNILLDHDFNPKISDFGLAKLCSKEDSIISMTAARGTVGYIAPEVFNGNFGSVSHKSDVYSFGMLVLEIVGSRKQPALTSGSSEVYFPELVYNRLVQGEALDLKLDTDEDAQIAKKLVTVAFWCIQWYPVNRPSMKAVVRMLEGGLENLMMPPNPFASTSTQTDQPRTTLSS